A single window of Narcine bancroftii isolate sNarBan1 chromosome 1, sNarBan1.hap1, whole genome shotgun sequence DNA harbors:
- the LOC138746198 gene encoding dispanin subfamily A member 2b-like, with the protein MTTVMVENEFGASTQPYPDLPTPMTTRGLRAQPVKDYFLWSLFNVAYCNFCCLGFMALIFSVKARDQKVLGDGYSANHYGSTSRALNLTATILSILLFVIVFALLVAGVISIHPK; encoded by the exons ATGACTACAGTGATGGTTGAGAATGAATTTGGAGCCAGTACCCAGCCTTATCCTGACCTTCCGACTCCGATGACTACCCGTGGGTTGAGGGCTCAACCAGTCAAGGACTACTTTCTCTGGTCTCTCTTCAATGTTGCTTACTGCAACTTCTGTTGTCTTGGATTTATGGCTTTGATCTTCTCTGTTAAG GCCAGAGATCAAAAAGTCCTGGGAGATGGTTACAGCGCTAATCATTATGGATCCACATCCAGAGCCCTGAATCTGACCGCCACAATTCTATCTATCCTGCTTTTTGTGATTGTGTTTGCGCTGCTGGTTGCCGGGGTGATCTCCATCCATCCGAAATGA